The genomic window TAGAGTTCTTACATGATTGTTGAAgcaatttctttttcagaaataaaTTGATCGATGTTTTTTCTTATGCATTAGCACAAGCTCCACCCCAGCTGGTCGAATATCACTTTTTTAATTAAGCGAAGGAAACCCTCCTTTCTCCACAGAGAATTTTTCAATAATTCAGTATTAAAATGAATGGATACATTCCATGAACAAGtgaaagcaattattaagcaagGACAGTAAATGACTTTGACCATGACCCATCAAACCTAGCGTCATCTCAGCCCTTCAGTATAAGAATAGAGAATGCTGCTTCACTTAGCTGAAAGGAGTCCCATACCACTCAGTTGTGGCCATATTGGGAATAATTTCTCTAGGATTATTGTCTTAGTTTCACCTAGTTAAGATTATTTCAGATTTTAAGGAAATTTGCCaaatcattcctttttctttgttctttcctcaGTGTTCAATTTTCAGTCTTCCCTCCCACCCCTGGATACAAAGTACTTGCCAACTTCTCCCAAACACttcacagaatttttttaatatgtcacTCATGACACTTCTGATGGAGCAAAGATCTTTTCTCTAATTTCATTGGGAGAAGCAttatatagtaaaatatttttacaaacttAGTATTCCAATGTGATTGTCACTTCAAATAGAAAAGGCTTTTCTCAATATTCCATTGAGTTCCTAATGACTCGTTTCAAGTGTTGATTCTGTCATTCATAAAAGTTATATGATTTTAAGACAAATCCCAcctctgctttagtttccttttttgtgttcATGAGGGTTGTACTAGATGAATCCAGAATCTCTTTCAGCTTTAACTCATATGACATTTAATGACTTAGGTGTTGGTGACATTCAAGGATATAGTGGTAGACTTCACTGAAGAGGAGTGGGGGCTCTTGGACCATTTTCAGAAGGAGCTCTACAAGGAGGTTATGTTGGAGAATGTCCAGAATTTGCTGTCTCTGGGTAAGGACCATTTCCTGTcttttcttggtattaattgtCAGGACAAGATTAGCATGTCACAAAGAATGGATCCATTCTCTGGTGGATCTCAAACTTAGGAGCTGTGTGGAGTGCACAGTCAATTGTGTGTACCAATTTTCTCTCTACTTTGGTCTTAGCTTGTAGCCTTGTCAAGTTGAATAATTTATCATCAACCAGATAACTGGAAACTGATGGTCTGGGTTCATTGTCAGAGGAAAaacataaagtttaaaaagccaaACCCAGTtctaagaaaaatttcaaatggcCTCAAGCCCAAAAAGAATTCTTGGAAAAATTTACAAAGCCTTTGAAGAAACcaaaggagaaactgaggaaaaattaggggaaataaagaaaagcataccaaaaattcaagaaaatttgaaaagaaactcaataaatcagaaaaaaagaaatccacaaacttaaggaagaaaatatcttaaaaaaaaaaaaatatatatatatatataatagggcAAGAGGAAGTTAAGACACCCAGAAATACTTAAagccaaaagattaaaaaagcagAAGAGATCTGAAacatttcattagaaaaacaaatagtaTGGAGAGTAGAATaaggagagagaatataaaattGTTGGATTACCTGAGAGTTGTAAGGGACTCattaaggttaaactgtttattcttaaaatatgaaaatgttatgaatattttttaaaatgtcctctTGGGTAGTTTGAAAGTAAAGCTTGGATTGAATTGAGGATGGTGGAttgattctaaaaaaataaaattgggttgGGAGAGATAAGGAGCAGTTTTCATATACAAATAAGTCCTGAAAGCTAGACCTGACACAGAAGAAGCAGGTGGGATTGGAGGTCTAGTAGTGTTAGAACCTTATTCTCAGgggattaacagaaaagaaaatagaatatctaCATAATCATATTTTACgaaataaattaaacaattcaTAAATGAGCTTTCTAAAAATAAAGCATCAGAACAAGACAGATTGGTAAGGGGATACTATCGAACTTTTAAAGGTCAACTGACTCAAATATTACATGACTTAATTTtgaagaataggaaaagaaggggTACCTACCACCAAGCACCTTTCTGAAACAAATATAGTATGTATattcaaaccagaaaaaaaagaaagaaaattataacccAGTTTCATTAATATATACAGAcgcaaaaattctaaataaaatactacctAGGAGAATACAACAAtaccttatattatatatagtgataagttaggatttataccaggaatgcagaaatGTGTTACTTAAAAGAAATGATtcacataattgattatatcaattagaaaagaaacaaaaaacatatgattacaTCATAGctgaagaaaaatcttttgataaaACACAACTCATTTCTATTAATAAAccttcaaagatattttaaaggattttttcttaagttaataaaaagcatttatgtaAAGCCATCaacaagtattatttgtaataacAATTAGCTAGAAGCCTTTTCACTAAGGTCCAGTATGAAAAAGGATTCCCTCTCTtatcaatattattcaatattgtattctGTAATAAAGCAattaggtggcagagtggatagaacaccaggtctgaaattaggaagacttctCCTAGAGTACAAATCTGATTTGAGACTTTTACTCCTGGaagtagcaaaccactccagtagcaataagaaaaaaagaaatagaatgagagtaggaaatgagataaaaaatatcTCTTTTAGTTGGTGCTATGAAGATATATATGAGAAATCACAAGACTCAACTAAAAGTTAGATAAAACAACAATTTTAGTAAAGTAACCAGatataaataaatccacataaattagcTGCATCCCTGTTTATCAAGAACAAAAGCCTCTGAGAGAGTAAGAAatactccatttaaaataactttaggcAGTATAAAATATCTGTAATTATACCTGCCCTAACAAGCCCAGGTATTACatgaacataaataaataaaaaaggctttttttttttttttttttttttttttttttttgcaaataaaatcAGGTTTAAGTAACTGGAGAAATAATAAGTGTTCATGCATAAGCAGGACCAATATAATAAgaatgacaattttattttcccaatttgattATCCCAATCCAGTTACCAAAAACTCATTTTgctgaattagaaaaataatagcatttatttggAAGAGCAAAAGATGAAGGATATGAAAGGAACTAATATGAAGGAAAGAGGTTTAGCAAAATCACTTcttaaattgtattataaagcagtcatTATCAAAACATATCTGatactaagaaataaaaagatagatCATTGGAAGAGAGTAAGCACACAATTTACAGCAGCAAATAAACagagtaatattttatttgacaaatataaagacaagattttaggataagaatttattatttggtaaaaattgttgggaaaacttgaaGCAATATTGCAGAAATTGTTGACATCACATCTGGTAGTTTTCTGCCTTTTGACTGTTTTTGTTTAATGTAAATATTTAGCTTGGAATGAATAAGTGTGTGATGACATCAACACTTTGTAGTGTACATCTCATTAGTCACTTTCAtatcctgtctgtctcttctctttacaATGACATAGATGATTAAAGGTCAATTTTTGCTGCAACAATacatccatgaagttttattgcatttaggtgAGTGGTGAGATTTTATTGAATTAGGTGAGTAATGAGAAGGTCATGAGCCTCATAAGTCTTAAATAACCActgatgttctttttatttaagtGTGTATATCTTTTAGTAtatttatgttaattatttattttcttcagttgtaGAGACCAGGATTGAAGTAAACGAGATGAGTAGAAAGCTGAGGATTTTGATGGAAGAAAGTAACCTACAGAGATTCTTGAGTAATCCTTCCTGTAACTTCACTTTGAGTGAAACCCATGAATCTAATATCAAAGTTAATCAAAGTTTAATCGAAGTTAAAAATCCAAAGAGTGACTTTGAATTTAATGAAACTGGAAAGAGATTCAGACaatctttattcctaaatcactGTCTTCTGGATTGTGACTATAGGAAATATTTTACTGAACTGATAAAGGATTTTCAGTCTCTGGAGAAGCCTCCTGAAATGCAAATATATCCAGATAATCAATCAGAAATGGCCTTCAGCAAGAGTTCAGACCTCATTAGACATCAGAAAAGTGATACTAGAGAAATATTTTGTGTTGGTAAGGAAGCTGGGAAGGCCTTGAATAAGAACTCTAAGCTCATTACTAATCAGCAAATTCACACTAGAAAGCAACCTGATAAATACAATGAATCTGACACAATCTCATCTCATTATTCATCTGTGGTTTACCCTCCTAAATTTGATCCtggaatgaaaaaatatgaatttggtGAGTGTGAGAAAGCCTTTGGTTGCAACTCAGATGTTGATAGACCTCAGAAGATCCATATTGGGGagttttataaatgtaatgaatgtgggaagagTTTCTGTTACAAATCACTCCTTTTTtgccatcagagaatccacaccgAACAGAAACCATTTGAATATAATCAATGTGGAAATACTTACACAAAGAGGTCTACTCTTGCTGAACATCAGAGAAACCACACTGGAGAGAAAACTTTAGATTGTAATCAACCTGGAAAGGCTGCGACCAAGAGCTCCAATCCTGCTCAGCATCAGAGAatctataatggagataaacCTTTTGATTGTaaagaatgtggaaaggctttcaccaagaggtctcttctagctacacatcagagaatccacactggagagaaaccttttgtttgtaatcagtgtggaaaagctttcacACAGAGGGGCAGTcttactgaacatcagagaatccacactggagagaaaccttttaaatgtaatcaatgtggaaaggctttcagataTAGCTCCCATCTTGCTGAACATCAGAGAATGcacacaggagagaaaccttttgattgtaatcagtgtggaaaagcCTTTACAACGAGATCCTGTCTTGTTAAACATCAGCgtatccacactggagagaaaccttttgattgtaatcagtgtggaaaagctttcacACAGAAAGACAGTCTTGCTGAacatcaaagaatccacactggagagaaaccttttgattgtaatcagtgtggaaagactttcaccaAGAGGTGCCGTCTTGCTGAACATCTGAGAATCCATACTGGTGAAAAACCTTTTGATTGCAATCACTGTGGAAAAGCTTTCACAATGAGGTCAAGTCTTGCTacccatcagagaatccatactggagagaagccttttgATTGTAAATATTGTGGAAAGGTTTTCACAAAGAGCTCCTATCTTGCtcagcatcagagaattcacactggagaaaaaccttatgaatgtaatcagtgtggaaaggctttcacgcAAAGATCTAGTCTTgctaaacatcagagaattcactctggagagaaaccttataaatgtaatcaatgtggaaagacgTACACAAAGAGCTGTAGTCTAGTTGTACAccagaaaatccacactggagagcaACATTTTGATTgcaatcaatgtggaaagactttcacaaGGAGGTGCCATCTTGCTAGACATCAGATAATCCACATGGGAGAGAAACATTTTGattgtaatcagtgtggaaagactttcacaaaAAAGTGCCATCTTGCTAAACATCAAAGATTGCATAGTAGGgctaatattacaaaaatgacaattttgcctaaactaatttctatatttaatgtcttttctaatgaccaaaagtttattttaatgaattaggGAAAAAACAATAACTATTCATTTGGATGTTCAAAAAGccaagaataacattttaaaaacccaCTAAGGGGGTTTGGCAGTATCAGACCTTAAATTCTTTTATAAAGCAGTCATTGTTAAAATTGTGTGGTACTAGATAAGAAATGGAAAGGTAAATCATTGGAACAGGAGAGAAACAATTTGTAGCAGCAAATTATTATAGTAATCTGATATTTTATAAGTGTAAAGATCAGAGTTTGGGGAATAAGAAATAGTTATTGATAAATATCGTTGGGAAAGCTAGAAAACAGTCTGGCAGAATTGGGCAAAGGCCAATATCTTAGACCAttcaccaagataagatcaaaacaaATACATCATCTAGATCTAAAGAGAgacattatagaaaaataatttattaatatggaAAATTCTCAGGTTTGTGGAtaggaagaatttatgaataaacaagagtgtgagatataaaatggacaatatcacattaaattaaaaatcacattatttgtacaaataaagaaatttagcCAAAATCAGAAGGATATAagaaaacaggaggaaaaaaatatatagggagTTTCTTCCAATACAGGtttcatatcttaaatatattaaaaacccTTGTAAAATCTGTGAGAATActagtcatttctcaattgatgaatGGTTAAAGGATATCCATGGATAGCTTTCCAACGAAAAGAATCCAAATAATAGTCATctgaagaaatgctctaaatcaggggtggggaactttttttttttttttttttgccatgagcCATTTAGATATTCATAATAAAACTAGTGAGCTATACAAAGTTAGATAGAACTCACACAGTGGGAAcaccaaccctaaagtcaggaagatgtgagttcaaatctgatctcagacacttaacacttcctggctgtgtgaccctgggcaagtcacttaatcccaaataccttagcaaaaaaaaaattatattttatgaccAAAAAATCCATATATTTAAAGCTATGGTTTTTCAAGAAGCAATGGAAGTCTGTGAGTCTTGGACTCTGAGAAAAGGTGAGTGCTGCAGAATTGATGCTTTTGAATTATGGTCCTGGAGAAGAATTTTGAAAGTCTTTTGAAtagcaaagagatcaaattaagcaatatttaaagaaattaatactGGAAATCAAATGCTGAAGCTGAAGTCtaaatactttggccatataATGAAGAGACAGGActtattggaaaagaccctgatttTGGGAAAGagtaaagcaaaaagaaatgggGATGAGATGGACAGAGTGTGTCATgcaaacaatgaacatgaacctGGATAGACTTTTGAGAGATAGTGAAGGATAAAAGGGCCTGGAATGCTGTGGTCCATGGGATCAAGAAGAGATGGACAAgctgaatgactaaataaaaacaataaaacaatggaATCATTTCCTTTGgtctcttcctccccccaccccctttctaaagattttcttttcctgttggTTTTCTTGTGTATGGGCCCTCACTGATGTTACCCTGAACTCTTCTGTATCTTCTTTGGGTCAAGGGGctcaggagaaagaaataaacttaCATGcatgcataaacacacacacacatatccatactTACATGATCTTTGAAATGAAGGATCCAAGTGTCCATTCCCTGATGATGTGGGTCACACTCTTGAGTGAATAAAAACAATCTGTACCTGTCTATCTGTACTCTGTACATATACTCTGGCTGTCCTTAATAAGGACCCTGACAGTCTTcacaagatcaaatgagattgtatTTATATCGCTCCTGGAACATGGCAGATACCACATAATCAACCCCTAaccttttccagtcttctcacaccttagtcctcctcttctcctctctgacAAGGGGGCAGGCCTGCAGGATGAATCTTGACTAAGACCCTCCAGCCCAAAATTCTTGCCTTCCAATGGCTTCTCTTATATTTGGAATGTCTTTCCTCCTCACCTGGGCCTCCTGGATAATCCCTGACCAAGACCTTCCACTCCATAACTCTGCCTTTCCCATGGCTTTTTTCATGTTTGGAATGTCTTTCTCACTTGGCCCCCTAGCTTCTTTAAATTTCACCTTCTGAAAACAAGCCTTTCCTCATCCCTGAAACTGCTGGAGCTTTCCCCCTTAGAGTGCATGCATACTTCAGAGAGCTTCTGTGGACACAGATGCTCATACTTTCTCCCACATTAGAAGGTGATCTCCACAGGAAGAAGTAGCTTTTCTTCTTGCTGAGGCAAACATCTTTACATGCACAAATAGTCCTACTCTATTCTGTTTTCTCCAGTAAATTCTCCCATCTTTTATCCCCTTGTCATGAAATCTTCAGTCTCACCTATCTAGTGGCTCTTCTTAATAGATGGCTTTATGCTGCACACTTGATTGGttcttgtccttcattcttttagagaaatcaaaatgacatcattatgttggagtcaaggtacagtggatctgctttgctcataaagcagTGCCTTCTTGGATGTGAGCATGCCATTAGTGTGAACTAATACAAAATACagtaagcagaaccagcagaacaatttatataggAAAAGTATTGCTAAAATGTCTTGGACAACTCCAATTAATGCAATGTTAAATCACCACTTCAGAGACCATACGATGAACTAGGCTCCCACTTGCTCCTAAAAAATGAAGAACTCAGGAGTGcagaataaaacatatttatttgaaCATGGACAACACAGGACTGCTGTCCTTGATTGTCCATGCTTGTaatatggattttattttcctttctctatttcagGTAGATAGGATGAGTTTGGGGAATTTTTGTTTATTAAGAACAAACAATAGGGACAGCTAGAAGGTGctttggatagagcactgggcttggaatcatgaAAACTCAtctacatgagttcaaatccagccttgggcATTTAATGGATATATGATCCTgggcttaaccctgtttgcctcagttacttattttaaaaatgagcttgaaaaggaaatggcaaactactctagcatccctcctctccaaaaaaaattgccaaataAGGCCAAAAAAGTTTGTtacaactgaaatgaccaaaaagcaacaaaaacaaaaaataaatgaagattaaATTGGAAGAGAAATTGTAGAATGGACAATCTGTCAAATATTACCTGAAAAGTTATcaagaaaagtcatttaaatccaaaatatggAGAAAACCAACATTTGTGTACCAGGAACCATTACCAATAGATGTGAGCTGAAAGGATGGGAAGTTTTCCAATATCATGACAAATGAAAACATATTCCAAAGCACTGATAAAAAGACAAAGTCATATTAAGAtaaaattttgccatttcttctcatGCCTTCAAAATTGATGAAAGAGGAAACcatcaatatttaatttttttattttgaaattcacaaacataaaataaagtgaatatttcatatatatcataAAACAGAAGATTGCACATAAAACACGTAGAAAATGCatagcttcatttttcttttcagtgattAAAAAATTCAACATGTCACCTTCAAAGATATTTTCATTCCTTCTGAATTCAGGTATGATTAAAAGCCatcaatttctttaatattttttgttggaTCAAGACTGTGGGAAGACTATTTCTAGTCCCCCTCACACTACTATTCTCTCATGCCCCAAAttgtgggggaggggaatggtAATGAAAGCACAAGCAAGCCAAATCAATTCCCACATAGTCCATTTCtcaaaatgtagtttttattgtacaTCTCATATCCATGACCTCTGGAACAGGAGGCAGACTGCACAGATTTTTGTAACTCCCCTGCTATAGtggttgatcatcacaataatcAGGAGTGTGATATATTTCAAAGCTGTTGGCCTTCACAATGTTGCACTTATCATCAATACTCCCTGAAGTCTGCAGATCACAATATTCTACCAAGGTATTCACTGAAGGatgtatgtgtttttgttttttttcccatgattttATGTCCCACCATTCACATGccaaaatttgttcagccattctctgcaCAGCTGCATATAATCAAGATTTCTTCTTTATATACTTTGGACAGGCCTTTATGAGAGAAACTTACAGCAAATCTTTTCGCTGTTAATTACCTCCCTTTAAATTTTAGATGCTTTGAGGAGTTTTTGTGTCAGAAAAACTGGCCATTATCTTTTTTGTGATCCTGTGTGTGATGAACTTTTCCATTATTCAGAAATGTCTCTTATTTCTAGTTCCTTTAAATTGAAGTGACCTTTCACATCTAAGCCAAGAATTCATTAGAAGCTTATCTACagtataagatgttggtctatatctaTTTTCTGCCAGACAACTTTCCAGTATTTCCAGGTCTTTGTAATGGTTAGTCAGTCTTGACTCCATAATGGAGGTCTTTGGATTGATTAAGTAGTTATTATACTGATTTTCCTTTGTATATTAAACACtaatctcagtttctccagatCTTTAATTTTAAATAGGATGAAAAATAGTTTGGATGACTACTTCTTCCTAGTATGGTTTCAGATTTAGTCCTGTGGGGCCTCCTTCCTAGAAAATCAGAAGAGGCTATAGAAGCATGAATATACTTTGGATAAATATACATGttaagaattggaagggaacATAGAATCTGAGGGTcaatctcattttagagatgagtaaaGTAAGGCACAGagtaacttgtccaaagttaaagatctagaaagaacatgagtcaggattcaaaaccaaaacttcctgattctaaatccagagtTCTACCATTTATAACTAATGCCTTCCTCTACTCTGTTCTGAATATCaatttgaattaaaagaaaagtgaGTGAAGTATCCAGATCTTGAAGCCTACTGACTTCACTAGGACAATTATGACCCAAGgaataataatcatttaaaaacctAGCAATTCCCTAATGATTTGAGTCTAGGAGAGTGTTTTAGAGACATTGTCTCTTTTAATGCTCATGttaatcctggaaggtaggtactCTTGCTCTCCTGAGAGAAACTAGATTAAATGATTACCCAAAGTactatagctagtaagtttcagaGCCCAATTAGAACTCAGGTTTCATGGTTCCAAGaacaacactctatccactgggctaaGAAAGCGGCAGAAATAGATGTCCAGCAGATGTCCAAATATGTATCTGAGAATTTTTTGTGTCAGAAAGCAACAGGATGCAAAGTGAGTATCAATTAATTGGGAAACACCTGAAAAAGGTACAATACATGTATGCCATGAAGTCATAAGGAGTAATGATAAACAACaagattttcagagaaaaaatcATTACATTTAAAAGACCTTCTGCACAGTATGAAATTTAAAAGGTCTACCAAGGTCTCCATATTGGGAGATCTAATGAAGTCTGTGCTGTAACAAAAGACCTCCTGTTAATCAAACCCCAAAATTCTATTTTTGAGTTCTCCATGTACAGTCAGGTATGAGCCCTAGGTGAAAGATACTCTTCCCACACATAATGCTTCTAAAAGCCTTCATTCCTATAGGAATATTGTTGTCtgttgattttcctctttctcaaaaatgttttggagTTTTTTGAGAACATTCATAAGTCTTCTCTCCACAGTGAGTCCTCTGATGTAAAGTAAGAGATAATCTCTGGCTGACGGCCTTTTAACACTGAATCCATATAGAGCTTCtcttcaaatgatttttctgacaTTAAACAAACTCTGTACTTCATTTTAGTGCCTTTCCTCATATATTACAGTGATAAGATTTCTATTGAGTATGAACTCTCTGGTGGAGGAAAAAAGAGTGGGAGGGGGAAATGAATGTTTCCTGAAAGCTTTACCACATTGCTTATATCCCTCAGGTTTCTTTCTGAGATGCATGATATTCCTGAAGTGTCTCTGTAATATCGATTCTCACACATCCAGAAAGACTGAAGCCTTTCCATGCTGCTTACATTTGGAAGATTTCTCagcagtgtgaattctctgatgttcagcATGATTATAATTAAATCACAAAACTTTCAAAACTGATTATGTTCATGTGGGTTCtttccagtatggattctctgattgACATGAAGTAAGATTGGAGTTCCACAGGAAAGCTTTTCACATTGACTATGTTCATAAGAATTCTCTtttgtgtggattctctgatgtacaaaaAGATTGGAGCTTTgagtgaaagcctttccacaatgattacattcataaggtttttctccagtgtggattctctgatgtgaaGCAAGACTTGACTTCcttgtaaaagcctttccacattgactacattcataaggcttctttTCATTATGAACCCTCTGATAACCAGAAATATTGAAGTCCCATTGGGAAGTTTTTTGACATTGATCATGTTGATAAGAATTCTCTTTtttgtggattctctgatgtacagaaAGATTGGAGCGCTGagtaaaagcttttccacattgatcacattcataaggtttctctccagtatgtgTCCTCTGATGTGTAATGAGACTGGACCTccttgtgaaagcctttccacattgattacactcaaaaggtttctccccagtgtggattGTCTGGTGGGCAGCAAGATGGGAGTTCTTTcggaaagtctttccacactgaatacatttataaggtttctttcCAGTGTGGGTTCTCTGATGTGCAATAAGATTAGAGCTCTGTcggaaagtctttccacattgattacattcataaggtttctctgcagtatgagttctctgatgtgtagaaagactggagtggtttgtgaAAGCCATttcacattgattacattcataaagtttctctccagtatggattctttTATGTTTAGCAAGACTGGAGAGGtatctgaaagcctttccacattgattacattcataaggtttctctccagtgtgaattctctgatgtgcagCAAGATCAGAATTACGCTGAAAAGCCTTCCCACATTtattacattcaaaaggtttctcaCCAGTGTGAATTTTCTGGTGGTGCAAAAAGCTTGATCTGGAGCAGAAAGCCTTCTCACATTGATtgcatttataaggtttctccccagtatggattctctggtGGGCAGTAAGACTGCAGTTCTGTtggaaagtctttccacattgactacattcataaggtttctcaccagtgtgaattctctgatggtGCAAAAAGCTTGATCTGGAGcagaaggctttcccacattgattacattcataaggtttcttgccagtgtggattctctggtgCACAGCTAGATTACAGTTCTGATGGAAAGTTTTTCCACACTGatcacattcataaggtttctctcctgtgtgaATTCTCTCATGTATAGCAAGGCTGATACTCCATCGGAAAGAATTTTCACACTgtttacatttataaggtttctctcctgtatgaattctttgatggcCAATAAGGACTGATTTGTAGcagaaggccttcccacattcattacattcataaggtttctctccagtgtgaattctttgATGGCCAATAAGACGTGATTTATAACCaaaggccttcccacattcattacatttataaggtttctctccagtatgaatcttCTCATGTCTAacaagatctgatttcaaatgaaAGGCCTTCC from Sminthopsis crassicaudata isolate SCR6 chromosome 3, ASM4859323v1, whole genome shotgun sequence includes these protein-coding regions:
- the LOC141564573 gene encoding uncharacterized protein LOC141564573, whose translation is MAPGKSQESVTFKDVAVDFTQEEWRLLDHSQKELYKEVMLENVQNLLSLGFPVAREDLISYFQKTGTPWILGGKWPRNFCPDAVMRFKMNETTTNQSISLEESGQLRFISDGSCDFNGKEICDSHIKVDKNLQNPCESDEVEKSFAQYSDLNHCKTLTPRNDCFQYRKYRECFTKQSFEKPLEMQMYQGNQQKMPFSLSSDLIEHQKSYTGKKLYICKEGKKAFSQNSKVVTHQKIHIRKELYEYNECETTLSPHPSLPHLGFHTGMKIHACKHCGKAFHLKSDLVRHEKIHTGEKPYKCNECGKAFGYKSRLIGHQRIHTGEKPYECNECGKAFCYKSVLIGHQRIHTGEKPYKCKQCENSFRWSISLAIHERIHTGEKPYECDQCGKTFHQNCNLAVHQRIHTGKKPYECNQCGKAFCSRSSFLHHQRIHTGEKPYECSQCGKTFQQNCSLTAHQRIHTGEKPYKCNQCEKAFCSRSSFLHHQKIHTGEKPFECNKCGKAFQRNSDLAAHQRIHTGEKPYECNQCGKAFRYLSSLAKHKRIHTGEKLYECNQCEMAFTNHSSLSTHQRTHTAEKPYECNQCGKTFRQSSNLIAHQRTHTGKKPYKCIQCGKTFRKNSHLAAHQTIHTGEKPFECNQCGKAFTRRSSLITHQRTHTGEKPYECDQCGKAFTQRSNLSVHQRIHKKENSYQHDQCQKTSQWDFNISGYQRVHNEKKPYECSQCGKAFTRKSSLASHQRIHTGEKPYECNHCGKAFTQSSNLFVHQRIHTKENSYEHSQCEKLSCGTPILLHVNQRIHTGKNPHEHNQF